Proteins encoded by one window of Rhodobacteraceae bacterium IMCC1335:
- a CDS encoding sulfatase-like hydrolase/transferase — protein MSDHQKPNVIVILNDDMGFSDIGCYGGEVETPNLDTLALNGLRYSQFYNTARCSPSRASLLTGLHPHQTGIGVLTYDMGPEGYVGNLSKNAVTIPEVLKGAGYSTYMSGKWHIASSLHEPSDAWPTRRGFDEFYGTIIGAGSYYSPNTLTRGEENVEHEADTDSEFFYTDAISDQAADYVKSHANQDGDAPFFLYTAYTAPHWPLHAHPEDIAKYKGRFDAGWDTLREERLARLVRSGLLDAKWGLSDRDPSQPPFDDAEDKAWLCRCMEVYAAQIDRMDQGIGRILDALDETGMADNTLIIFLSDNGGCAEDIPEDVTPSQLVEDLNIARYTTRDGRDVRIGNDRSIMPGAEDTYQSYETAWANLSNAPFRLYKHWIHEGGISTPLIMHWPNGIAEPGGLRHSPGQLTDIMATILQVTGAQYPSEYDGHAIPPCEGESMADSFTSADTTRGPLFWEHEGNAAVRDGKWKLVRKYPHDWELYDMDDDRTELNDIVAQHPDRKAKMLVQYETWANRCGVIPRAQILRVMADRNENAFWEKPEEI, from the coding sequence ATGTCTGACCACCAAAAGCCGAACGTTATCGTCATCCTTAATGACGACATGGGATTCTCTGATATTGGCTGCTACGGCGGCGAAGTCGAGACCCCGAACCTTGATACTCTTGCACTCAATGGGCTGCGGTACTCGCAGTTCTATAATACGGCAAGATGCAGCCCGTCACGCGCATCCTTGTTGACTGGTTTGCATCCCCATCAGACCGGCATTGGCGTGCTGACTTATGATATGGGGCCAGAGGGCTATGTTGGCAATCTTAGTAAGAACGCAGTGACGATTCCGGAAGTGCTGAAAGGCGCAGGTTACAGCACTTATATGAGCGGCAAGTGGCATATCGCCTCAAGCCTTCACGAGCCGTCAGATGCATGGCCGACCCGACGCGGTTTTGATGAGTTCTATGGCACTATTATTGGTGCAGGCAGTTATTACAGCCCAAACACACTGACCCGTGGTGAAGAAAATGTTGAACACGAGGCCGATACTGATTCAGAGTTTTTCTACACCGACGCGATCAGCGATCAGGCAGCCGATTATGTCAAATCACACGCCAACCAGGACGGGGATGCGCCCTTTTTCCTTTATACAGCTTACACAGCGCCGCATTGGCCGCTGCACGCCCATCCCGAAGATATTGCAAAATACAAAGGCCGTTTTGATGCGGGTTGGGATACATTGCGAGAAGAACGTTTGGCCCGTTTGGTCCGCAGTGGGTTATTGGATGCCAAGTGGGGTCTAAGCGACCGCGATCCGTCGCAACCGCCCTTTGATGATGCAGAAGACAAGGCTTGGCTTTGCCGCTGCATGGAAGTTTACGCCGCACAGATCGACCGGATGGATCAGGGCATCGGACGTATCCTCGATGCCCTTGATGAAACGGGCATGGCGGATAACACGCTGATTATTTTCTTGTCTGATAACGGTGGCTGCGCAGAGGATATCCCCGAAGATGTCACCCCGTCGCAACTGGTCGAAGATCTGAATATCGCGCGTTACACGACCCGCGATGGCCGGGACGTGCGCATTGGAAATGACCGCAGCATCATGCCTGGCGCAGAGGATACTTACCAAAGCTACGAGACCGCTTGGGCCAATCTCTCGAACGCGCCATTCCGTCTCTACAAGCACTGGATTCACGAAGGCGGCATTTCTACCCCTCTGATCATGCACTGGCCTAATGGCATCGCGGAACCCGGTGGTTTGCGCCATAGTCCGGGACAACTAACCGATATAATGGCTACCATTTTGCAAGTGACCGGTGCGCAGTACCCGTCTGAATACGATGGTCACGCGATCCCGCCCTGCGAAGGGGAAAGCATGGCTGATAGCTTCACCTCAGCCGATACAACACGGGGTCCCCTGTTCTGGGAACACGAGGGTAACGCTGCTGTTCGTGACGGCAAATGGAAACTGGTCCGCAAGTACCCCCATGACTGGGAACTCTACGACATGGACGACGACCGAACTGAACTGAACGATATCGTTGCGCAACATCCTGACCGAAAGGCAAAGATGCTTGTCCAATATGAAACCTGGGCAAATCGATGTGGCGTCATCCCGCGGGCCCAAATCCTACGCGTTATGGCGGATCGCAACGAAAACGCGTTCTGGGAAAAACCCGAAGAAATTTAA
- a CDS encoding tyrosine-type recombinase/integrase → MLTRLLTKKVPYTFNRAGYYYFSRRVPADLLSHYSYPRIVQGLKTRSAQTAKSRALVAAAKLDEYWSHLRMTDPDLIGRSLLKSGYGSFARNTQLDVSTAIEQCISLSDALETYVTQKGAGKPKSFEAATQRACTYLVDACGAKTLAEYTRADALRYRDYLIAKGLVGSSVGRVISSIRAVFNFAISEYALDLKNPFVGMYFDKSAGVSKRLPIPIEDIRKVQNQCRLMDDDLRWLVALVSDTGMRLAEGAGLLKSDIILDADIPHISLKPHPWRPLKTSGSKRDIPLVGASLWAAQRLSETFPDSPYAFPRYNRRDATNSNSASAALNKWLHQYVPEGCTMHSFRHSMRDRLRAVECPSDVIDQIGGWATEGVGQGYGEGYSVQVLNNWLTRINSLPT, encoded by the coding sequence ATGTTGACCAGATTACTGACCAAAAAAGTCCCTTACACGTTTAACCGTGCTGGGTATTACTACTTCTCAAGACGGGTTCCCGCTGATCTTTTGAGCCATTACTCCTATCCTCGTATTGTTCAGGGCCTTAAGACGAGGTCTGCGCAGACTGCTAAATCAAGGGCTTTGGTTGCTGCGGCTAAATTAGATGAATACTGGTCTCATCTTAGAATGACCGACCCTGATCTTATTGGGCGTAGTTTGTTAAAGTCGGGATATGGTTCATTTGCCCGGAATACTCAGCTTGATGTGTCTACTGCCATTGAGCAATGTATTTCGCTCTCTGACGCTTTAGAAACCTATGTCACGCAGAAGGGTGCTGGTAAGCCAAAGAGCTTTGAGGCTGCGACCCAAAGAGCCTGTACTTATCTTGTAGATGCCTGTGGAGCCAAGACCTTAGCTGAGTACACAAGAGCAGATGCTCTGCGTTATAGAGATTACCTCATTGCCAAGGGGCTGGTTGGCTCGAGCGTTGGCAGGGTAATCAGTTCTATCAGAGCCGTCTTTAACTTCGCCATCTCTGAGTATGCGCTTGATCTCAAGAACCCCTTTGTAGGTATGTACTTTGATAAATCGGCTGGAGTAAGTAAGCGGCTTCCCATACCGATAGAAGACATCCGCAAAGTCCAAAACCAGTGCCGCTTAATGGATGATGACCTAAGGTGGCTGGTGGCTTTGGTCTCAGATACGGGTATGCGCTTGGCAGAAGGCGCTGGGCTGCTGAAGAGTGATATAATCCTAGATGCAGACATACCTCACATAAGCCTTAAACCGCATCCCTGGAGGCCGCTAAAGACATCTGGCAGCAAACGAGATATACCGCTTGTAGGAGCCTCTCTATGGGCCGCTCAGAGGCTCTCAGAGACCTTTCCGGACAGCCCCTATGCTTTTCCAAGATACAACAGGAGAGACGCTACCAACTCTAACTCAGCTAGTGCCGCATTAAACAAATGGCTGCATCAGTACGTGCCTGAGGGTTGTACAATGCATAGCTTCCGGCATTCGATGAGAGATCGTCTGAGGGCGGTAGAATGCCCGTCTGATGTGATTGATCAAATAGGCGGTTGGGCAACTGAGGGAGTAGGGCAGGGGTATGGTGAGGGATATTCAGTTCAAGTTCTTAATAACTGGTTAACCAGAATAAATTCTTTACCAACCTAA
- a CDS encoding UTRA domain-containing protein: MTTPKYHSAPAKPVPLHIQVRSLIKERSVIGDLINEEGRLKTEAELGEIFNVSRVTIRNAIAPLVEEGVFTRKRGQGTFMRTNVQESWVGNLLGFQELAEIDKYEAGAEILSQGMTADQDQEISEALGERAVWQLRRLRTANDEPMAIEQAYYPPEIGLKLQEHRLTDIKVYKVLEEEFSIDVVKAKQDIKAKLATQEEAELLNVAPGSALLISVRLTLTAQDRVVEYLQSIHHPESFQFSIDLMRRRL, encoded by the coding sequence ATGACAACACCAAAATATCATAGTGCGCCAGCAAAGCCTGTACCTCTGCATATTCAGGTTAGAAGCCTGATTAAAGAACGGTCGGTCATTGGCGATTTGATCAATGAAGAGGGCCGTTTGAAAACCGAAGCCGAGTTGGGCGAGATTTTCAACGTGAGCCGTGTGACGATCCGAAATGCTATCGCGCCATTGGTCGAGGAAGGTGTGTTCACCCGCAAACGCGGCCAAGGCACCTTTATGCGGACCAATGTTCAAGAAAGCTGGGTTGGAAATTTGCTTGGTTTTCAAGAATTGGCCGAGATCGATAAGTACGAGGCAGGTGCCGAAATTTTGTCACAAGGAATGACAGCCGATCAGGATCAGGAGATCAGCGAAGCATTAGGCGAACGCGCTGTTTGGCAACTTAGGCGTTTGCGGACAGCAAACGATGAGCCAATGGCAATCGAACAGGCTTATTACCCCCCCGAGATTGGCCTGAAGCTGCAAGAGCATCGGTTGACCGACATCAAGGTTTACAAGGTGCTCGAGGAAGAATTTTCGATTGATGTTGTCAAGGCCAAGCAAGACATCAAGGCCAAACTGGCAACGCAAGAAGAGGCCGAACTTTTGAACGTCGCACCTGGAAGTGCGTTGTTAATCTCGGTCCGTCTGACGTTGACGGCACAGGACCGTGTCGTCGAATACCTACAATCAATCCACCATCCGGAATCGTTTCAATTCTCGATTGATCTCATGCGACGACGACTTTAG
- a CDS encoding TRAP transporter large permease subunit, producing the protein MNALTAYFVSFLVLIFIGVPIAFSLGVSTLGVFWLTDQPYALYMQRLWTGLDKFTLVAIPFFIFAGELMGGSGILSRLLDFAKLAIGRVKGGLLHINILVSMFFGGINGSAIADTSAVGSMMIKATDEAYKDPELAAAVTAVSSVVGPIIPPSLPMLIYAFAAGNVSIAALFIAGIIPGVLIGLSLIIVTIFVVRKKDYPIDRTTYEFWDVVRIVRRFIIAAVLPFIMVGGIVGGIVTPTEAGCVAIVYALFIGFFVTRELSAKHVYAAMVRTVIVTSVVMIIISFGNVSTWWLTIEGVPRAVSNSFQAATDSPVVFLTLMLVLYLVIGLFIEQAAAMVMLVPIFAPLADKYGIDPVHFGLFTCLTLALGLITPPVGLCLFISSSIAGVPVQSVFKASLPYFIAMLMILALVTFVPHTFLWLPKMMGF; encoded by the coding sequence ATGAACGCGCTCACTGCATATTTCGTCTCTTTCCTTGTACTGATTTTCATCGGTGTGCCCATTGCCTTTTCTCTGGGGGTCTCGACCCTTGGTGTGTTTTGGCTGACCGATCAGCCTTACGCGCTTTACATGCAGCGGCTTTGGACGGGTTTGGACAAGTTCACCCTCGTGGCCATCCCATTCTTCATCTTCGCTGGTGAATTGATGGGCGGCTCTGGTATTTTGTCGCGGCTTCTGGATTTCGCGAAACTTGCGATCGGACGGGTCAAGGGCGGGCTTTTGCACATCAACATTCTGGTCAGCATGTTCTTTGGTGGCATCAACGGATCGGCGATTGCGGATACAAGTGCAGTTGGCTCCATGATGATCAAGGCCACTGACGAGGCCTATAAAGATCCTGAACTTGCAGCGGCAGTCACAGCCGTTAGCTCGGTCGTTGGGCCGATCATTCCGCCAAGCCTGCCAATGCTGATTTATGCGTTTGCCGCTGGCAACGTGTCTATCGCCGCCTTGTTCATTGCGGGTATTATTCCTGGCGTTTTGATCGGGTTAAGCCTTATCATTGTAACGATTTTTGTCGTGCGCAAAAAGGACTACCCGATTGACCGCACCACCTATGAATTTTGGGATGTCGTACGGATCGTTCGACGTTTTATAATCGCAGCGGTATTACCGTTTATAATGGTAGGCGGGATTGTTGGGGGCATCGTTACGCCGACAGAAGCTGGCTGCGTCGCCATTGTCTATGCATTGTTCATCGGTTTCTTCGTCACAAGAGAGCTATCTGCCAAACACGTATACGCAGCCATGGTGCGCACTGTGATTGTCACCTCAGTCGTGATGATCATCATTTCATTCGGGAATGTTTCAACTTGGTGGCTGACAATCGAAGGGGTGCCGCGCGCTGTCAGCAATAGTTTTCAGGCTGCTACCGACAGTCCTGTTGTTTTCCTGACGCTGATGTTGGTGCTATATCTTGTAATCGGACTTTTCATTGAGCAGGCTGCCGCAATGGTTATGCTAGTGCCAATTTTCGCGCCTTTGGCAGATAAATATGGAATTGACCCCGTGCATTTTGGTCTTTTCACATGCCTGACATTGGCCTTGGGATTGATCACGCCGCCTGTGGGTTTATGTCTTTTCATCTCGAGCAGCATCGCCGGGGTGCCGGTGCAAAGTGTGTTCAAGGCCTCGCTCCCTTACTTTATCGCGATGTTGATGATCCTTGCTTTGGTCACCTTTGTTCCACATACTTTCTTGTGGTTGCCAAAAATGATGGGATTCTAA
- a CDS encoding L,D-transpeptidase family protein: MLTRRHFIATTTALFSAPLASPAFANTWPTASQKAAWDAQVTPENFVLETSNPWDLAPRFLPQRVEARDGLAPGDIHVDAVARYLYHIEEGGTAMRYGVAIARGNLYEPGTYTVRRLVEWPHWTPTQSMIERDPENARWADGMEPGPTNALGSRAIYLYVGQRDTYLRIHGTPHPRSIGGRASSGCVRMVMAHINALYPNVEIGSTVYLYSASDSVVSTS; encoded by the coding sequence ATGCTGACCAGACGCCATTTCATCGCGACCACTACTGCACTTTTCTCAGCGCCGCTGGCTTCGCCCGCTTTTGCCAATACATGGCCAACGGCGTCACAAAAGGCTGCTTGGGACGCGCAAGTTACTCCAGAAAACTTCGTTCTTGAAACATCTAACCCATGGGATCTTGCACCGCGTTTCCTTCCGCAACGGGTCGAGGCACGGGATGGGCTGGCGCCTGGCGATATCCACGTCGATGCTGTCGCAAGATATCTCTACCACATCGAAGAGGGGGGCACGGCGATGCGCTACGGCGTCGCGATTGCGCGCGGTAATCTTTATGAACCGGGCACTTATACCGTGCGCCGTCTGGTCGAATGGCCGCATTGGACACCGACCCAATCGATGATCGAACGTGACCCTGAGAACGCGCGATGGGCTGACGGCATGGAGCCTGGTCCTACAAATGCCCTCGGCTCTCGTGCGATTTACCTCTACGTCGGGCAGCGCGATACGTATTTGCGTATTCATGGCACGCCTCACCCCAGATCGATTGGCGGCCGCGCGAGTTCAGGCTGCGTGCGGATGGTGATGGCGCATATCAATGCGCTGTATCCAAATGTCGAAATCGGCTCAACTGTATATCTCTACTCCGCTTCGGACAGCGTGGTCTCCACCAGCTAA
- a CDS encoding TRAP transporter small permease subunit: MNTATIEKLDKKLARIVEVTCVVLLAVIVTTICISVFTRFVIFYPLNFADAMAKYLMQWMAFLGVGLAIRSGEHVLVDMFPNSLNARHRLNLYVFTNILLMGLFATIVFYGSIYAMSGWNSQDIFVFGVSMAVPYFSVPVGGAYALIATLFSTLLAVVRSRGPENHIDAGA; the protein is encoded by the coding sequence ATGAATACGGCAACTATCGAAAAGCTGGATAAAAAGCTCGCACGGATTGTCGAGGTGACCTGCGTAGTCTTATTGGCGGTTATCGTGACCACAATCTGCATTTCGGTTTTCACCCGTTTTGTCATTTTCTACCCACTGAATTTTGCCGACGCGATGGCGAAGTACCTGATGCAGTGGATGGCATTTCTGGGTGTTGGTCTGGCGATCCGGTCCGGCGAGCATGTGCTCGTGGATATGTTCCCCAATTCACTGAACGCCAGACACCGCCTCAACCTTTACGTTTTCACCAACATCTTGCTGATGGGGCTCTTCGCGACCATCGTCTTTTACGGCAGCATTTACGCAATGAGTGGTTGGAATTCGCAAGACATCTTTGTTTTTGGCGTCAGCATGGCTGTGCCCTATTTTTCGGTCCCTGTCGGGGGTGCATACGCTTTGATCGCAACGCTTTTTTCGACTTTGCTGGCGGTCGTGAGATCACGCGGACCTGAAAATCACATTGACGCTGGAGCCTAA
- a CDS encoding SUMF1/EgtB/PvdO family nonheme iron enzyme has protein sequence MGTDDAEGYPEDGEGPARKVMLTPFSISKYAVTNRDFGQFVQDTGYITTAQSQGWSHVFHMFLSATKKRMTTDVPAETPWWYLTPDACWSAPEGAGSDILARQDHPVVHVSWLDAIAYCDWAGGTLPTEAQWECAARAGSQETYPWGTELTPNGRHMCNIWQGRFPGSNTADDGYIGTAPVIAYSANRFGLHNMIGNVWEWCADAFSPDYHAATPAHDPYFATDTGLRAARGGSFLCHKSYCNRYRSAARNGNAPDTTSSNLGFRVVS, from the coding sequence ATGGGGACCGATGACGCTGAGGGCTATCCAGAAGACGGTGAAGGTCCGGCCCGCAAGGTCATGCTCACCCCATTTTCGATTTCGAAATACGCCGTAACAAACCGCGACTTTGGCCAGTTTGTACAGGATACAGGATACATAACAACAGCCCAATCTCAGGGGTGGAGCCATGTGTTCCACATGTTCTTGTCAGCCACGAAAAAGCGCATGACCACCGATGTGCCCGCCGAAACGCCTTGGTGGTATCTGACACCCGACGCCTGTTGGAGCGCGCCGGAAGGCGCAGGGTCAGATATTCTCGCGCGGCAGGACCATCCCGTTGTTCATGTGTCCTGGCTTGATGCGATCGCCTATTGCGACTGGGCCGGCGGCACCTTGCCAACCGAAGCACAGTGGGAATGCGCCGCCCGTGCAGGGTCACAGGAAACCTATCCTTGGGGGACAGAATTGACCCCAAACGGAAGGCACATGTGCAACATATGGCAAGGCCGGTTTCCGGGCTCAAATACTGCTGATGACGGGTACATCGGGACTGCGCCGGTCATAGCCTACTCAGCAAACCGTTTTGGTCTTCACAACATGATCGGCAATGTCTGGGAATGGTGCGCCGACGCCTTTTCGCCAGACTACCACGCAGCGACGCCGGCCCACGACCCGTATTTCGCGACGGACACTGGCTTACGCGCCGCACGGGGTGGGTCATTTCTGTGTCACAAAAGTTATTGTAACCGCTACCGATCGGCCGCCCGAAATGGCAACGCCCCGGATACGACAAGTTCAAACCTTGGGTTTCGTGTCGTGAGCTAA
- a CDS encoding tyrosine-type recombinase/integrase: MSADIKYAYKRHNTWVYRRTYPKALQPILGSSFKQSLRTADAKQAKARVAELNQTFTNLVKEAQAHADAATAEPNLETAQLAVARPRYQRARLLGEQPVYGLAKRYLKELSQTLRPGTTKSIRYALELLSSHVGNKQKIGELSTDTGRDILKLISKLSPNVRKYAEAKEASLTKLAELSQTYEAISLTPQTQARIFKQMQRFLDWCVREGELSNNPWSALSIRAKPEVSPHGVLTDAQVSILLKAKDRVLHSALLFGLLTGMRSGEICGLMAEDITHKGNLGRFIQIKPNAIRQLKSKAAEREVPLHQTLEQLLDTSLPKQGRLFPYLTVDAVVKRYAKLRRLYPDLLGSVFHSTRKWFITQCERTGTPEHFTASLVGHHSARSANKLTYGLYSGGISDAQKREIVDGVRLPQEVAL; this comes from the coding sequence ATGTCTGCAGACATAAAATACGCCTATAAACGGCATAACACCTGGGTTTATCGCAGAACCTATCCCAAGGCGCTGCAACCCATCCTTGGCTCAAGCTTCAAGCAATCCCTGAGAACAGCTGATGCCAAACAGGCAAAAGCCCGTGTGGCTGAGCTCAATCAAACATTCACGAACCTCGTAAAGGAGGCACAGGCCCATGCTGATGCTGCAACAGCTGAACCCAACCTTGAAACTGCTCAGCTTGCTGTGGCGCGTCCTCGATATCAGCGCGCAAGGCTTTTGGGTGAGCAGCCTGTTTATGGGTTAGCCAAGAGATATCTAAAAGAGTTATCTCAAACGCTTAGACCCGGCACTACAAAGTCCATTCGCTATGCACTGGAGCTTCTAAGCTCTCATGTAGGCAATAAGCAAAAGATAGGGGAGCTTAGCACTGATACAGGAAGAGATATCTTAAAGCTAATATCCAAGCTCTCTCCCAATGTTAGGAAATACGCTGAAGCTAAGGAGGCCAGCCTTACAAAGCTGGCGGAGCTCTCACAAACCTATGAGGCCATATCTCTGACGCCACAAACGCAGGCCCGTATCTTCAAGCAAATGCAGCGCTTCCTTGACTGGTGCGTCAGAGAAGGAGAGCTCAGCAACAACCCTTGGTCAGCTCTCAGCATAAGAGCAAAGCCTGAGGTCTCCCCTCATGGCGTTCTAACAGATGCGCAAGTCTCAATCCTTCTCAAAGCCAAGGATAGGGTGCTTCACAGCGCCCTTCTCTTTGGCCTCCTGACTGGCATGCGCTCAGGAGAGATCTGCGGGCTTATGGCAGAGGATATCACCCATAAGGGCAACCTTGGGCGGTTTATCCAAATCAAGCCCAACGCCATCCGACAACTCAAGTCAAAAGCAGCTGAACGGGAAGTACCGCTTCATCAAACCCTAGAGCAGCTTCTGGATACATCCCTGCCAAAACAGGGAAGGCTATTTCCCTATTTAACAGTTGATGCTGTAGTAAAGCGCTACGCCAAGCTTAGGAGGCTATATCCTGACCTCCTAGGCAGCGTATTCCACTCCACCCGCAAGTGGTTCATCACCCAATGCGAGCGCACAGGCACCCCTGAGCACTTCACCGCCTCCCTTGTGGGACATCACTCTGCACGCTCTGCAAACAAGCTTACTTATGGGCTTTACTCAGGAGGCATCAGTGATGCGCAGAAGCGGGAGATTGTGGATGGGGTGAGGTTGCCGCAAGAGGTGGCGCTATGA